From a region of the Alnus glutinosa chromosome 1, dhAlnGlut1.1, whole genome shotgun sequence genome:
- the LOC133858265 gene encoding UDP-glycosyltransferase 88A1-like, whose translation MEEAIVLYPTPAIGHLISMVELAKLILTHQPSLTIHILIAPQPYNAGSTAPYIAAVSATIPSITFHNLPNVDLRPTSSPNHEALTFELLRLNNPNLHQSLLSISKSYTIHALIMDSFCFHALSVAEKLNIPGYYFHTSCAGSLSCFLYLPTMHKNTSKSFKDLNTLLDFPGVPPIPSSDTPKPLLDRNDEAYDCFLNCAFSMAKSAGIIINSFEALEPRVNKAISDGLCVPDGPTPPIFCIGPLIAAGGKERNGGGGEAVPECLRWLDLQPSGSVVFLCFGSLGLFSIEQLKEIAIGLERSGLRFMWVVRNPPTQDHGLAVTAQPEPDLDLLLPEGFLERTKERGLVVKSWAPQVAVLNHDSVGGFVTHCGWNSVLEAVCAGVPMVSWPLYAEQRFNRVILVEEIRISLPMNESENGFVDAAEVERRVRELMESEEGNSIRARTLSMKNEAKAALSKGGSSRLALAKFVESWKQC comes from the coding sequence ATGGAGGAGGCTATAGTTCTGTACCCAACACCAGCCATAGGCCACCTGATCTCCATGGTAGAGCTTGCCAAACTGATACTCACCCACCAGCCTTCACTCACCATACACATACTCATTGCCCCCCAACCTTACAACGCCGGTTCCACCGCTCCATACATAGCCGCTGTCTCTGCCACCATCCCCTCCATCACCTTCCACAATCTCCCCAACGTTGATCTCCGTCCCACCTCCTCTCCCAACCATGAAGCACTTACCTTTGAGCTCCTCCGCCTCAACAATCCTAATCTCCACCAATCTCTCCTATCCATCTCCAAAAGCTACACCATTCACGCACTCATCATGGATTCTTTCTGCTTCCACGCTCTCTCTGTTGCAGAAAAACTCAACATCCCTGGCTACTATTTTCACACTTCCTGTGCCGGTAGTCTCTCTTGCTTCCTATATCTCCCCACCATGCACAAAAACACCAGCAAAAGCTTCAAAGACCTTAACACCCTTCTTGACTTTCCTGGCGTACCACCCATACCATCCTCCGATACGCCGAAACCATTACTTGACCGTAACGATGAGGCCTACGACTGCTTTCTAAACTGTGCATTCAGCATGGCTAAATCAGCAGGAATAATTATCAATTCTTTTGAAGCGCTGGAGCCAAGAGTTAACAAAGCAATATCAGATGGGCTATGCGTCCCGGACGGTCCAACACCTCCTATTTTCTGCATAGGACCTCTGATAGCAGCTGGTGGCAAGGAAAGAAATGGTGGTGGCGGAGAAGCCGTGCCGGAGTGCTTAAGGTGGCTTGACTTGCAACCGAGTGGAAGCGTAGTCTTTCTGTGTTTCGGAAGCTTGGGGTTGTTTTCAATTGAACAGTTGAAGGAGATAGCTATAGGGTTGGAAAGGAGTGGGTTAAGGTTCATGTGGGTGGTGCGCAATCCACCGACTCAGGACCATGGCTTGGCCGTCACAGCCCAACCTGAGCCGGACTTGGATCTGTTGCTTCCGGAGGGTTTCTTGGAACGGACCAAGGAGAGAGGCCTGGTAGTGAAGTCTTGGGCCCCACAGGTGGCCGTGTTGAACCATGACTCGGTTGGTGGGTTTGTGACTCACTGCGGCTGGAACTCGGTGCTCGAAGCGGTGTGCGCGGGCGTGCCGATGGTCTCTTGGCCGCTCTACGCTGAGCAAAGGTTCAATAGGGTGATATTGGTGGAGGAAATAAGAATTTCTTTGCCAATGAACGAGTCCGAGAATGGGTTTGTGGATGCAGCCGAGGTGGAGAGACGAGTTAGAGAGTTGATGGAGTCAGAGGAGGGCAACTCGATCAGGGCGAGAACCTTGTCTATGAAAAATGAAGCCAAGGCTGCACTCAGTAAGGGCGGATCGTCTCGTCTGGCTTTAGCCAAATTCGTTGAGTCGTGGAAACAGTGTTGA
- the LOC133858266 gene encoding UDP-glycosyltransferase 88A1-like, with product MEEAVVLYPTPAIGHLISMVELAKLILTHQPSLTIHILIAPQPYNAGSTAPYLADVSATTPSITFHYLPNVSLPPTSFVHHETLTFELLRLNNPNLSQSLLSISKSYTIHALIMDSFCSHALSVADKLNIPGYYFYTSGAGILAYFLYLLTMHRTITRSFRDLNTPLHIPGLPPIPSSDTPKPLLDRNEKIYENILDCSLSMVKSAGIIVNTFESLEPRVIKAISAGLCVPEDPTPPIYCLGPLIAPSSNERSGRSGAGDDAVPECLRWLDLQPSRSVVFLCFGSLGLFFVEQLTEIAIGLERSGLRFLWVVRNPPTQDHSLAVTAQPDPDLDLLLPEGFLDRTKERGLVVKTWAPQVAVLNHDSVGGFVTHCGWNSVLEAVCAGVPMVAWPLYAEQKLNRVILVEEIRIALPMNESENGFVSANEVEKRVRELMDSEEGNSIRARTSCMQNDAKAALGEGGSSRVALAKLVESWKQC from the coding sequence ATGGAGGAGGCTGTAGTTCTGTACCCAACACCAGCCATAGGCCACCTGATCTCCATGGTAGAGCTTGCCAAACTGATACTCACCCACCAGCCTTCACTCACCATACACATACTCATTGCTCCTCAGCCTTACAACGCCGGTTCTACCGCTCCATACTTAGCCGATGTCTCTGCCACCACCCCCTCCATCACCTTTCACTATCTCCCCAACGTCAGTCTGCCTCCCACCTCCTTTGTCCACCATGAAACCCTTACCTTTGAGCTCCTCCGCCTCAACAACCCCAATCTCAGCCAATCTCTCCTATCTATCTCCAAAAGCTACACCATCCACGCGCTCATCATGGACTCTTTCTGCTCTCATGCTCTCTCTGTTGCAGACAAACTCAACATCCCTGGCTACTACTTCTACACTTCCGGTGCCGGTATTCTCGCTTACTTCCTATATCTCCTCACTATGCACAGGACCATCACCAGAAGCTTCAGAGACCTTAACACCCCTCTTCACATTCCTGGCTTACCACCCATACCATCCTCGGATACGCCGAAACCATTACTTGACCGTAATGAAAAGATCTATGAGAACATTCTGGACTGCTCACTCAGCATGGTTAAATCAGCAGGAATAATTGTCAACACTTTTGAATCACTGGAGCCAAGAGTTATCAAAGCAATATCAGCTGGGCTATGCGTCCCGGAAGATCCCACGCCGCCTATTTATTGCCTGGGACCACTTATAGCACCTAGTAGTAATGAAAGAAGTGGAAGAAGTGGTGCTGGCGACGACGCCGTGCCGGAGTGCTTAAGGTGGCTTGACTTGCAACCCAGTCGAAGCGTagtctttttgtgttttggaagcTTGGGGTTGTTCTTTGTAGAACAGCTGACGGAGATAGCCATAGGTTTGGAAAGAAGTGGCTTAAGGTTCTTGTGGGTGGTGCGTAATCCTCCTACTCAAGACCATAGCTTGGCCGTCACAGCCCAACCTGATCCGGACTTGGATCTGTTGCTTCCAGAGGGTTTCTTGGACCGGACCAAGGAGAGGGGCTTGGTAGTGAAGACTTGGGCTCCACAGGTGGCTGTGTTGAACCACGACTCGGTTGGTGGGTTTGTGACTCATTGCGGCTGGAACTCCGTGCTCGAAGCTGTGTGCGCGGGCGTGCCGATGGTCGCTTGGCCGCTCTACGCTGAGCAGAAGTTAAATAGGGTGATTTTGGTGGAAGAAATAAGGATTGCTTTGCCAATGAACGAGTCAGAGAATGGGTTTGTGAGTGCAAACGAAGTGGAGAAGCGAGTTAGAGAGTTGATGGACTCGGAGGAAGGTAACTCGATCAGGGCGAGGACCTCGTGTATGCAAAATGATGCCAAGGCTGCACTCGGAGAGGGTGGATCTTCTCGTGTGGCTTTAGCCAAACTCGTTGAGTCGTGGAAGCAGTGTTGA
- the LOC133861720 gene encoding receptor-like protein EIX1, translating into MATVMDRKTTFVVLLVHCYLSLATLTCMLAYAGGNPNVLCRKGERDALFTLKKGIIDPSNLLSSWIGQECCTWKGIACDNITGHVVRLNLRNPYHPYEDIYNHFPSFFGCLRNLRYLNLSEAGFMGTIPHQLANLSNLHTLDIRQRFYYMPLQVDNLEWLSHLSLLEFLDMSYVNLSKASNWLQVMNMLPSLSELHLFHCGLDKYDPIPHVNFSSLTIKVPLLGVAVQNMSSLRNLLLSGNNFSYTIPKWLYNMTTLERLYLPGNNIQGVLPKAIGRLSQLILLDLSQNELEGKIPRFLGNLCNMQHLDLSENNLGGGTLPDQLREHKKLSVLSLGGNKLSGPIPNDRRRGDLLLSLDLSKNLLSGEFPDCWMNYSQLRVLNLGSNHLTGNIPSSIGSLTALLVLSLDKNNLSGDLPVSLQNCKYLMIVDFSENHLSGSLSNWLGNSSVDLSALVLRSNKFHGSIPQEICHFNFLQIVDLASNKLSGPIPRCFGNLSAMAEQSPTRTTIASGWEEPVFLVTKGKEYEYGEMLSLVTSMDLSSNNLIGEIPEELTGLYGVRFLNLSNNQLYGKIPENISAMKFLESLDISMNQLTGVIPQSMGTLTFLSYLNLSHNNFSGRIPSGTQLQSFGALSFIGNHDLCGPPLTPSCSGDDTPLEPIPNVDDEGGGDGDWIDMKWFCISVPLGFVVGFWGVVGPLAFNKAWRYAFFKYLDDIKYKLFGGV; encoded by the exons ATGGCAACGGTTATGGATAGGAAGACCACTTTTGTGGTGCTCCTTGTGCATTGCTATCTTTCCTTGGCCACTCTAACATGCATGCTTGCATATGCGGGTGGCAATCCAAATGTGCTTTGtagaaaaggagaaagagatGCCCTCTTCACCCTCAAAAAGGGTATCATTGATCCTTCCAATCTACTCTCATCTTGGATTGGCCAGGAATGTTGCACGTGGAAAGGAATTGCCTGTGACAACATAACTGGGCATGTCGTCCGCCTAAATCTTAGAAATCCATACCATCCTTATGAAGATATTT ATAATCATTTTCCAAGCTTCTTTGGTTGTCTTCGGAATTTGAGATATCTAAATTTATCAGAGGCGGGTTTCATGGGTACAATTCCTCATCAGCTGGCAAATCTCTCCAACTTGCATACTCTTGACATTCGTCAACGTTTTTACTATATGCCACTGCAAGTTGACAATCTTGAATGGTTATCTCATCTTTCTCTGTTGGAATTCCTCGACATGAGTTATGTCAATCTCAGTAAAGCATCTAATTGGTTACAGGTGATGAACATGCTCCCTTCTCTATCAGAGTTACACTTGTTTCATTGTGGACTTGATAAATATGATCCAATTCCTCATGTTAACTTTTCATCTCTCACT ATCAAGGTTCCACTACTTGGAGTTGCTGTCCAGAACATGTCTAGTCTTAGAAATCTACTTCTGAGTGGTAACAACTTCTCTTACACAATACCTAAATGGTTATATAATATGACCACTCTTGAAAGACTTTATCTTCCAGGAAATAATATTCAAGGTGTACTTCCTAAAGCTATTGGACGTCTTTCACAACTGATACTTCTTGACCTGTCACAAAATGAACTTGAAGGGAAAATACCAAGATTCTTGGGAAATCTGTGTAATATGCAACATTTAGATTTATCGGAAAACAACCTTGGGGGAG GTACTTTGCCTGATCAACTAAGGGAGCATAAAAAACTCTCTGTTCTTTCACTTGGTGGTAATAAGCTTTCTGGTCCGATTCCC AACGATAGAAGGAGAGGAGATTTGCTTCTAAGTCTTGATTTGTCCAAAAATCTTTTATCCGGAGAATTTCCTGACTGTTGGATGAACTATTCTCAATTAAGGGTGTTAAACTTGGGCAGCAATCACCTAACAGGAAATATACCAAGTTCCATAGGTTCTCTAACTGCACTTCTGGTGTTGTCATTGGACAAAAACAATCTGTCTGGAGATTTACCAGTGTCCTTGCAAAATTGCaaatatctaatgattgtaGATTTCAGTGAGAATCATTTGTCTGGCAGCTTATCCAATTGGTTGGGAAATAGTTCAGTTGATCTTAGTGCTCTCGTGCTTCGTTCAAACAAGTTTCATGGCAGTATTCCTCAGGAGATTTGTCACttcaattttcttcaaatcGTGGACCTTGCAAGTAACAAATTATCAGGACCCATTCCGCGgtgttttggtaatttgagtGCCATGGCAGAACAATCCCCTACTAGAACTACAATTGCAAGTGGTTGGGAAGAACCAGTGTTCTTGGTAACAAAGGGAAAAGAGTATGAATATGGAGAGATGCTTTCTCTCGTCACAAGCATGGACCTCTCGAGCAACAATTTAATTGGAGAAATCCCTGAGGAACTTACCGGTCTTTACGGCGTAAGATTCTTGAATTTGTCCAATAATCAACTTTATGGAAAGATTCCTGAGAATATCAGTGCCATGAAATTTTTGGAATCCCTCGATATCTCAATGAATCAACTCACAGGTGTGATACCTCAAAGTATGGGAACTTTAACATTCTTGAGTTATTTGAACTTATCCCACAATAACTTCTCAGGCAGAATTCCATCGGGCACTCAACTTCAAAGCTTTGGCGCACTGAGTTTCATTGGGAACCATGATCTTTGTGGACCTCCACTTACGCCTAGCTGCTCTGGAGATGACACGCCCCTTGAGCCAATACCAAATGTTGACGATGAAGGTGGCGGAGATGGAGATTGGATTGACATGAAGTGGTTTTGTATAAGCGTGCCATTGGGATTCGTAGTGGGGTTCTGGGGTGTAGTCGGTCCATTGGCATTCAACAAGGCTTGGAGATATGCTTTCTTCAAGTATTTGGATGACATCAAGTATAAACTCTTCGGTGGTGTTTGA
- the LOC133861729 gene encoding receptor-like protein EIX1, translated as MATVMDRKTTFVVLLVHCYISLATLTCMFAYAGGNPNVLCRKGERDALFTFKKGIIDPSNLLSSWIAQECCTWKGIGCDNITGHVVHLNLRNPYDFYASDDFEQSMLGGLISDSLLELKHLHYLDLSLNNFSDNHFPSFFGCLWNLRYLNLSDAGFMGTIPHQLANLSNLHTLDIRQRFYYMPLQVDNLEWLSHLSLLEFLDMSYVNLSKASNWLQVMNMLPSLSELQLSSCELDKYDPIPYVNFSSLTVLDISYNYFVNSTFDWIKSLTSLVTLDLKYTEIKVPLLGVAVQNMSSLRNLLLSGNNFSYTIPKWLYNMTTLERLYLPGNNIQGVLPKAIGRLSQLILLDLSQNDLEGKIPRFLGNLCNMQHLDLSENNLGGGLYDILGNSSSCTTKNLELLDLSRNQLSSTLPDQLREHKKLSVLSLGGNKLFGPIPVSLGYLSNLEKLSISSNSLEGFVSEEHFSNLTKLRYLNAYSNLLTLQVSTNWVPPFQLQTLWLGSWALGPRFPTWLQSQKDLQRLDFSNASISDVIPSWFWSLCSQFRFMDLSQNQIRGSIPSLSCGGSIDLGSNNFSGPLPNVSSGIMYYLDLSNNSFHGSLSPVICKQNDRMRGDLLLSLDLSKNLLSGEFPD; from the coding sequence ATGGCAACGGTTATGGATAGGAAGACCACTTTTGTTGTGCTCCTTGTGCATTGCTATATTTCCTTGGCTACTCTAACATGCATGTTTGCATATGCGGGTGGCAATCCAAATGTGCTTTGcagaaaaggagaaagagatGCCCTCTTCACCTTCAAAAAGGGTATCATCGATCCTTCCAATCTACTCTCATCTTGGATTGCCCAGGAGTGTTGCACGTGGAAAGGAATTGGTTGTGACAACATAACTGGGCATGTCGTCCACCTAAATCTCAGAAATCCATATGATTTTTATGCAAGTGATGATTTTGAACAGTCAATGCTGGGTGGGCTGATAAGCGATTCCCTGTTGGAATTAAAGCATCTTCACTATTTGGATCTAAGTTTGAATAATTTTTCAGATAATCATTTTCCAAGCTTCTTTGGTTGTCTTTGGAATTTGAGATATCTAAATTTATCAGATGCGGGTTTCATGGGTACAATTCCTCATCAGCTGGCAAATCTCTCCAACTTGCATACTCTTGACATTCGTCAACGTTTTTACTATATGCCACTGCAAGTTGACAATCTTGAATGGTTATCTCATCTTTCTCTGTTGGAATTCCTCGACATGAGTTATGTCAATCTCAGTAAAGCATCTAATTGGTTACAGGTGATGAACATGCTCCCTTCTCTATCAGAGTTACAATTGTCTTCTTGTGAACTTGATAAATATGATCCAATTCCTTATGTTAACTTTTCATCTCTCACTGTGCTCGATATTTCATACAACTACTTTGTTAATTCAACGTTTGATTGGATTAAAAGTCTTACATCTCTTGTTACACTTGATTTAAAATACACGGAGATCAAGGTTCCACTACTTGGAGTTGCTGTCCAGAACATGTCTAGTCTTAGAAATCTACTTCTGAGTGGTAACAACTTCTCTTACACAATACCTAAATGGTTATATAATATGACCACTCTTGAAAGACTTTATCTTCCAGGAAATAATATTCAAGGTGTACTTCCTAAAGCTATTGGACGTCTTTCACAACTGATACTTCTTGACCTGTCACAAAATGACCTTGAAGGGAAAATACCAAGATTCTTGGGAAATCTGTGTAATATGCAACATTTAGATTTATCGGAAAACAACCTTGGGGGAGGTTTGTATGACATTTTAGGAAATTCTTCTTCATGCAcaacaaaaaatttagaacTTTTGGATTTGAGTAGGAATCAACTTTCAAGTACTTTGCCTGATCAACTAAGGGAGCATAAAAAACTCTCTGTTCTTTCACTTGGTGGTAATAAGCTTTTTGGTCCAATTCCCGTAAGTCTTGGATATCTTTCAAATCTTGAAAAGTTAAGCATCTCTTCCAATTCTTTAGAGGGTTTTGTTTCCGAAGAGCATTTTTCCAACCTAACAAAATTGAGATATCTCAATGCTTATTCAAACTTGTTGACTTTGCAAGTAAGCACTAATTGGGTTCCTCCTTTTCAACTTCAAACTTTGTGGTTGGGATCATGGGCATTAGGGCCAAGATTCCCTACATGGCTTCAATCACAAAAAGATCTTCAACGACTAGATTTCTCAAATGCAAGTATTTCGGATGTCATCCCTTCTTGGTTTTGGAGCCTTTGTTCCCAATTCCGTTTTATGGATCTTTCTCAAAACCAAATCCGTGGCAGTATTCCAAGTTTATCTTGTGGAGGATCAATCGATCTTGGTTCAAACAACTTTTCTGGCCCTCTCCCCAATGTCTCTTCTGGCATTATGTATTATTTAGATCTTTCCAATAATTCATTCCATGGATCTCTTTCTCCTGTCATTTGTAAACAGAACGATAGAATGAGAGGAGATTTGCTTCTAAGTCTTGATTTGTCCAAAAATCTTTTATCCGGAGAATTTCCTGACTGA
- the LOC133861739 gene encoding receptor-like protein EIX2: MNYSQLRVLNLGSNHLTGNIPSSIGSLTALLVLSLDKNNLSGDLPVSLQNCKYLMIVDFSENHLSGSLSNWLGNSSVDLSALVLRSNKFHGSIPQEICHFNFLQIVDLASNKLSGPIPRCFGNLSAMAEQSPTRTIIASGWEETVFLVTKGKEYEYGEMLSLVISMDLSSNNLIGEIPKELTGLYGVRFLNLSNNQLHGKIPENISAMKFLESLDISMNQLKGVIPQSMGTLTFLSYLNLSHNNFSGRIPSGTQLQSFGALSFIGNRDLCGPPLTPSCSGDDTPLKPIPNVDDEGGGDGDWIDMKWFCISVPLGFVVGFWGVVGPLAFNRAWRYAFFKYLDDIKYKLFGGGSEKRDSSTRAGAHSSKELPLTTPIQFSMPLLWAGKVGDPNPSQAGAHRISLPVKPQALVGIDGQNCHYMFTTKVITQSGFGSSLLPRTCVILKAGVERFKQT, from the exons ATGAACTATTCTCAATTAAGGGTGTTAAACTTGGGCAGCAATCACCTAACAGGAAATATACCAAGTTCCATAGGTTCTCTAACTGCACTTCTGGTGTTGTCATTGGACAAAAACAATCTGTCTGGAGATTTACCAGTGTCCTTGCAAAATTGCaaatatctaatgattgtaGATTTCAGTGAGAATCATTTGTCTGGCAGCTTATCCAATTGGTTGGGAAATAGTTCAGTTGATCTTAGTGCTCTCGTGCTTCGTTCAAACAAGTTTCATGGCAGTATTCCTCAGGAGATTTGTCACttcaattttcttcaaatcGTGGACCTTGCAAGTAACAAATTATCAGGACCCATTCCGCGgtgttttggtaatttgagtGCCATGGCAGAACAATCCCCTACTAGAACTATAATTGCAAGTGGTTGGGAAGAAACAGTGTTCTTGGTAACAAAGGGAAAAGAGTATGAATATGGAGAGATGCTTTCTCTCGTCATAAGCATGGACCTCTCGAGCAACAATTTAATTGGAGAAATCCCTAAGGAACTTACCGGGCTTTACGGCGTAAGATTTTTGAATTTGTCCAATAATCAACTTCATGGAAAGATTCCTGAGAATATCAGTGCCATGAAATTTTTGGAATCCCTCGATATCTCAATGAATCAACTCAAAGGTGTGATACCTCAAAGTATGGGAACTTTAACATTCTTGAGTTATTTGAACTTATCCCACAATAACTTCTCGGGCAGAATTCCATCGGGCACTCAACTTCAAAGCTTTGGCGCACTGAGTTTCATTGGGAATCGTGATCTTTGTGGACCTCCACTTACACCTAGCTGCTCTGGAGATGACACGCCCCTTAAGCCAATACCAAATGTTGACGATGAAGGTGGCGGGGATGGAGATTGGATTGACATGAAGTGGTTTTGTATAAGCGTGCCATTGGGATTCGTAGTGGGGTTCTGGGGTGTAGTCGGTCCATTGGCATTCAACAGGGCTTGGAGATATGCTTTCTTCAAGTATTTGGATGACATCAAGTATAAACTCTTCGGTGGT GGGTCCGAGAAAAGAGACTCCTCTACCCGAGCAGGAGCACACTCAAGCAAGGAGCTTCCTCTCACAACTCCCATACAATTTTCCATGCCCCTTCTTTGGGCAGGAAAGGTAGGGGATCCAAATCCAAGCCAGGCCGGAGCACATAGGATATCACTTCCAGTAAAACCACAGGCACTTGTGGGCATTGATGGACAGAATTGCCACTACATGTTCACTACCAAAGTAATCACACAATCTGGATTCGGGAGCTCCTTGCTCCCCAGGACATGCGTAATCTTGAAAGCAGGGGTAGAAAGATTTAAGCAAACCTAG